In the Engystomops pustulosus chromosome 2, aEngPut4.maternal, whole genome shotgun sequence genome, one interval contains:
- the LOC140117194 gene encoding histone H2B type 1-O-like, which produces MPDPAKSAPAPKKGSKKAVTKAQKKDGKKRRKTRKESYAIYVYKVLKQVHPDTGISSKAMGIMNSFVNDIFERIAGEASRLAHYNKRSTITSREIQTAVRLLLPGELAKHAVSEGTKAVTKYTSAK; this is translated from the coding sequence ATGCCTGATCCCGCCAAGTCCGCCCCAGCGCCCAAGAAGGGCTCCAAGAAAGCCGTCACTAAGGCCCAGAAGAAGGACGGCAAGAAGCGCAGGAAGACCAGGAAGGAGAGTTACGCCATCTACGTCTACAAGGTGCTCAAGCAGGTGCACCCCGACACCGGCATCTCCTCCAAGGCCATGGGTATCATGAACTCCTTCGTCAACGACATCTTCGAGCGCATCGCAGGGGAAGCCTCCCGCCTGGCTCACTACAACAAGCGCTCCACCATCACCTCCCGGGAGATCCAGACCGCCGTCCGCCTGCTGCTGCCCGGAGAGCTGGCCAAGCACGCCGTGTCCGAGGGCACCAAGGCCGTCACCAAGTACACCAGCGCCAAGTAA
- the LOC140117193 gene encoding histone H2A type 1-like: MSGRGKQGGKVRAKAKTRSSRAGLQFPVGRVHRLLRKGNYAERVGAGAPVYLAAVLEYLTAEILELAGNAARDNKKTRIIPRHLQLAVRNDEELNKLLGGVTIAQGGVLPNIQAVLLPKKTESSKPAKSK; encoded by the coding sequence ATGTCTGGACGTGGCAAACAAGGAGGAAAGGTCCGCGCTAAGGCCAAGACCCGCTCATCTCGGGCCGGTCTGCAGTTCCCCGTCGGTCGTGTGCACAGGCTCCTCCGCAAGGGCAACTACGCCGAGAGAGTCGGGGCCGGCGCTCCCGTCTACCTGGCCGCCGTGCTCGAGTACCTCACCGCTGAGATCCTCGAGCTGGCCGGCAACGCCGCCCGGGACAACAAGAAGACCCGCATCATCCCCCGCCACCTGCAGCTGGCTGTGCGCAACGACGAGGAGCTCAACAAGCTGCTGGGAGGAGTCACCATCGCCCAGGGAGGCGTCCTGCCCAACATCCAGGCCGTGCTGCTGCCCAAGAAGACCGAGAGCAGCAAGCCCGCCAAGAGCAAGTGA
- the LOC140117196 gene encoding histone H1A-like has translation MAETAPAAAAPPAAEPAAKAKKQPKKAAAAKKSAKKPSGPSVSELIIKAVSASKERSGVSLAALKKALAAGGYDVDKNNGRLKLAIKAQVTKGTLLQVKGSGASGSFKLNKKQLDTKDKAAKKKPAAAKPKKPAAASAKKAPKSPKKPKKAPSAAKSPKKAKKPAAAAAKSPKKAAKKPKAAPKPKKVTKSPAKKAAKPKAAAAKSPAKKKAATKAKKPAAKK, from the coding sequence ATGGCAGAAACCGCGCCCGCCGCCGCAGCTCCCCCTGCCGCCGAACCGGCCGCCAAGGCCAAGAAGCAGCCCAAGAAGGCCGCTGCCGCCAAGAAGAGCGCCAAGAAGCCCTCCGGCCCCAGCGTCTCCGAGCTCATCATCAAAGCCGTGTCCGCCTCCAAGGAGCGCAGCGGGGTGTCCCTGGCCGCCCTCAAGAAGGCCCTGGCTGCCGGCGGCTACGACGTCGACAAGAACAACGGCCGCCTCAAGCTGGCCATCAAGGCGCAGGTCACCAAGGGCACCCTGCTCCAGGTCAAAGGCAGCGGCGCCTCCGGCTCCTTCAAGCTCAACAAGAAGCAGCTCGACACCAAGGACAAGGCGGCCAAGAAGAAGCCCGCAGCGGCCAAGCCCAAGAAGCCGGCCGCCGCCAGCGCCAAGAAAGCGCCCAAGTCTCCTAAGAAGCCCAAGAAGGCTCCCAGCGCCGCCAAGAGCCCCAAAAAGGCCAAGAAGCCTGCAGCAGCGGCGGCCAAGAGCCCCAAGAAAGCGGCCAAGAAGCCCAAGGCCGCCCCGAAGCCCAAGAAAGTCAccaagagcccggctaagaaggcggccaagcccaaagctgctgccgccaagagcccggctaagaagAAGGCCGCTACTAAAGCCAAGAAGCCCGCGGCCAAGAAGTAA
- the LOC140117197 gene encoding histone H3 → MARTKQTARKSTGGKAPRKQLATKAARKSAPATGGVKKPHRYRPGTVALREIRRYQKSTELLIRKLPFQRLVREIAQDFKTDLRFQSSAVMALQEASEAYLVGLFEDTNLCAIHAKRVTIMPKDIQLARRIRGERA, encoded by the coding sequence ATGGCCAGAACCAAGCAGACCGCCCGCAAGTCCACCGGAGGCAAAGCGCCCCGCAAGCAGCTGGCTACCAAGGCCGCCAGGAAGAGCGCGCCCGCCACCGGCGGAGTCAAGAAGCCTCACCGCTACCGCCCCGGCACCGTGGCTCTCCGCGAGATCCGCCGTTACCAGAAGTCCACCGAGCTGCTCATCAGGAAGCTGCCCTTCCAGCGCCTGGTCAGAGAGATCGCTCAGGACTTCAAGACCGACCTGCGCTTCCAGAGCTCTGCAGTCATGGCGCTGCAGGAGGCCAGCGAGGCCTATCTGGTCGGCCTCTTCGAGGACACTAACCTGTGCGCCATCCACGCCAAGAGAGTCACCATCATGCCCAAAGACATCCAGCTGGCCCGCAGGATCCGCGGCGAGAGGGCCTAA
- the LOC140117200 gene encoding histone H4 — MSGRGKGGKGLGKGGAKRHRKVLRDNIQGITKPAIRRLARRGGVKRISGLIYEETRGVLKVFLENVIRDAVTYTEHAKRKTVTAMDVVYALKRQGRTLYGFGG, encoded by the coding sequence ATGTCTGGACGCGGCAAAGGAGGAAAGGGTCTTGGAAAAGGAGGCgccaagaggcacaggaaggtgCTGCGTGATAACATCCAGGGAATCACCAAGCCCGCCATCCGCCGCCTGGCTCGCAGAGGAGGAGTCAAGCGTATCTCCGGCCTCATCTACGAGGAGACCCGCGGCGTCCTCAAGGTGTTCCTGGAGAACGTCATCCGTGACGCCGTCACCTACACCGAGCACGCCAAGAGGAAGACCGTCACCGCCATGGACGTGGTGTACGCGCTCAAGCGCCAGGGCCGCACTCTCTACGGCTTCGGAGGTTAA